A single region of the Microbulbifer sp. MKSA007 genome encodes:
- a CDS encoding ScpA family protein, whose amino-acid sequence MSSDELLAEVEEQVLAEVAASDDEAPAQAGDAESQGQDSDEDSPLALVQGEIFNDLPQDLFIPPDALEVVLEAFEGPLDLLLYLIRRQNLDILEINVSDITHQYMAYVEMMTAIRFDLAAEYLVMAAMLAEIKSRMLLPRPPEAEEEEGEDPRAALIRRLQEYERFKTAAEDLDEIPRVGRDVHQANAEAPDRSITRPDPEIDLKEVLVALADVLRRADMFESHQVEREKLSTRERMTQVLDKIRHGQFVPFVSLFTVEEGRLGVVVTFLAVMELVKESLVELVQNEAFGPIHVRARAATHSSESEDGADSELEDQTLEEVEDLEDAVEASDKASEMYSS is encoded by the coding sequence GTGTCCAGTGATGAGTTACTAGCAGAGGTCGAGGAGCAAGTGCTGGCCGAGGTTGCGGCGAGCGATGATGAAGCTCCTGCCCAGGCTGGCGATGCGGAATCGCAGGGCCAGGACTCGGATGAGGATTCCCCCCTGGCTTTGGTGCAGGGCGAAATCTTTAACGACCTCCCGCAGGATCTCTTTATTCCACCAGATGCTTTGGAAGTTGTTCTGGAGGCTTTCGAGGGGCCTCTGGATCTCCTGCTATACCTGATTCGCCGCCAAAACCTGGATATTCTCGAGATCAACGTCTCCGACATTACCCATCAATATATGGCGTATGTGGAGATGATGACGGCAATTCGCTTTGACTTGGCCGCCGAGTATCTGGTAATGGCCGCTATGTTGGCGGAAATAAAGTCGCGGATGCTGTTGCCGCGACCGCCTGAAGCGGAGGAGGAAGAAGGCGAGGACCCCCGGGCGGCTCTGATTCGCCGTTTGCAGGAGTATGAGCGTTTCAAAACTGCGGCTGAGGATCTCGATGAAATCCCCCGTGTTGGCCGGGATGTCCATCAGGCCAATGCAGAGGCTCCCGATCGCAGTATCACACGCCCCGATCCTGAAATTGACTTGAAAGAAGTCCTGGTCGCCTTGGCTGATGTGCTGCGGCGTGCGGATATGTTTGAGAGCCACCAGGTTGAGCGGGAGAAGCTGTCCACCCGCGAGCGTATGACCCAGGTGCTGGATAAGATCCGCCACGGCCAGTTTGTGCCCTTTGTCAGCCTGTTTACCGTTGAGGAGGGTCGCCTCGGTGTCGTAGTGACCTTCCTGGCAGTGATGGAGCTGGTAAAAGAGTCTCTGGTGGAGCTGGTGCAGAATGAAGCTTTTGGCCCGATCCACGTGCGAGCTCGCGCTGCTACCCACAGCAGTGAAAGCGAAGACGGTGCTGATAGCGAGCTTGAGGATCAGACTCTCGAAGAGGTTGAAGATCTAGAGGACGCTGTAGAGGCCTCGGATAAAGCGTCGGAAATGTATTCGAGTTAG
- a CDS encoding PHP domain-containing protein has protein sequence MPHRQRNRAIVPEKTDMAIFFIVELSESLLLKTLSADLNTDLVDLHCHSTASDGILSPAQLVSRAKSQGVTMLALTDHDTVDGVPEAQQEGDCLGVDVVAGIEFSSLWGRRPVHIVGLNINPESGPLQEAIQLREQLREERAERIAEKLEKRGFSGALEGGRALAGDSVLGRPHFARWLVEAGHIDDTGKAFKRYLGAGKVGDVRVEWPQLSETIATIHSAGGCAVLAHPLKYGLTRTQLLRLLGAFLEENGDAVELLCGRQNPTQTRELKKLLLSAAEAAGKSMPYCSLGSDFHQPEQPWRELGCVRLPADVEPVWNLWHTLHREQRGHVSLP, from the coding sequence GTGCCGCATAGACAGCGCAATAGGGCGATTGTTCCTGAAAAGACGGATATGGCGATCTTTTTCATCGTCGAACTGAGTGAGAGCCTGTTGTTGAAGACCCTTTCAGCCGATTTGAATACAGACCTGGTAGATCTGCACTGCCACAGTACCGCGTCTGACGGTATTTTAAGTCCTGCGCAGCTGGTGTCGAGAGCGAAATCCCAAGGTGTGACGATGCTCGCCCTGACCGACCACGATACGGTGGATGGTGTGCCTGAGGCTCAACAGGAAGGTGACTGTTTGGGCGTAGATGTAGTTGCGGGGATTGAGTTCTCCAGTCTTTGGGGGCGCAGACCCGTACATATTGTAGGCCTGAACATCAATCCCGAATCGGGGCCTCTGCAAGAAGCCATTCAGCTGCGTGAGCAGTTGCGCGAGGAACGGGCAGAGCGTATCGCGGAGAAGCTGGAAAAGCGTGGTTTTAGCGGTGCCTTGGAGGGTGGGCGTGCCCTGGCGGGCGACTCGGTACTGGGTAGGCCCCATTTCGCACGATGGCTGGTGGAAGCTGGGCATATAGACGATACCGGTAAGGCGTTTAAGCGTTACCTGGGGGCTGGCAAAGTAGGAGATGTGAGAGTTGAGTGGCCCCAGTTGAGTGAGACCATCGCCACTATTCACAGTGCTGGTGGTTGTGCGGTATTAGCCCACCCGCTTAAGTACGGATTGACGCGCACCCAGTTATTGCGACTGCTGGGAGCTTTTCTTGAAGAAAATGGGGATGCGGTAGAGCTGCTGTGCGGTCGGCAAAACCCGACACAGACCCGAGAGTTAAAGAAATTGTTACTCTCGGCTGCGGAAGCAGCGGGCAAGTCGATGCCATATTGCTCTCTAGGCAGCGATTTTCACCAGCCGGAGCAGCCCTGGCGTGAATTGGGTTGTGTCAGGTTGCCCGCAGACGTCGAGCCGGTGTGGAATCTGTGGCACACTCTGCACCGGGAACAGCGGGGTCACGTTTCGCTGCCCTGA
- the scpB gene encoding SMC-Scp complex subunit ScpB gives MTIAPELLRKIVEGALLAAGQPLSEEKLLSLLDEEEQPSKTTLRDVLEEIAQSCADRGFELKKVASGWRFQVPEDLAPWVNRLWEEKAQRYSRATLETLAIIAYRQPVTRGDIEDIRGVAVSSHIVKTLLERGWIKVVGQRDVPGKPSLYATTREFLDYFNLSTLDDLPTLAEIRDIESLNQILEQEGLPPEPVPEEGESEVDNGALEDSESEQDTEAESSTKAPAAEHEDIDDALVEALAEEVAAEASGAETESESGVDADAVPAETDAEEDPVETAAAEIQWEMEQEDSEGNSELDVNVDLSEESELHSDEGSSVESLQVEEESENSLTATLPPSSMFAEDDTVEEVAEESVEANADVDEDSKEVVQVESTTP, from the coding sequence ATGACAATCGCCCCCGAATTACTGCGCAAAATCGTCGAAGGCGCCCTGTTGGCTGCTGGTCAGCCTCTCAGTGAAGAAAAACTGTTGTCTTTGCTGGACGAGGAAGAGCAACCCTCCAAGACTACCCTGAGAGATGTGCTTGAAGAAATCGCCCAGAGTTGTGCTGACCGAGGGTTTGAACTGAAGAAAGTCGCGAGTGGTTGGCGTTTTCAAGTGCCGGAAGACCTGGCTCCATGGGTGAATCGGCTGTGGGAGGAAAAGGCGCAACGGTATTCCCGTGCAACCTTGGAGACCCTCGCCATTATCGCTTATCGACAGCCGGTAACCCGTGGTGATATCGAGGATATCCGCGGCGTTGCGGTGAGTTCGCATATTGTTAAAACCCTGCTGGAGCGCGGTTGGATTAAAGTTGTGGGGCAGCGGGACGTGCCCGGTAAGCCGTCTCTCTACGCAACAACCCGGGAGTTTCTCGATTATTTTAATTTGAGCACCCTGGATGATTTGCCGACTCTGGCGGAGATCCGCGATATCGAGAGTCTGAACCAGATTCTGGAACAGGAAGGTTTGCCCCCAGAGCCGGTTCCAGAGGAGGGAGAGTCCGAGGTGGACAATGGTGCTTTGGAAGATTCTGAGTCAGAGCAAGACACCGAGGCAGAATCCTCTACTAAAGCCCCTGCGGCTGAACACGAAGATATAGACGATGCCCTGGTAGAGGCTTTGGCTGAGGAAGTTGCTGCTGAAGCATCAGGTGCCGAGACCGAGTCTGAGTCCGGAGTAGATGCCGATGCAGTGCCCGCCGAGACGGATGCAGAGGAAGATCCAGTGGAAACTGCGGCAGCAGAGATCCAGTGGGAAATGGAGCAGGAAGACTCTGAAGGTAATTCGGAGTTGGATGTAAATGTTGATCTAAGTGAAGAGAGTGAACTTCACAGTGATGAGGGAAGCAGCGTTGAATCGCTGCAAGTAGAAGAAGAGAGCGAGAACTCTCTAACGGCAACGTTACCACCCAGCAGTATGTTTGCCGAAGACGACACAGTTGAAGAGGTCGCCGAGGAGTCGGTGGAGGCAAATGCTGATGTCGATGAAGATTCCAAAGAAGTAGTACAAGTGGAAAGCACCACCCCATGA
- a CDS encoding YciI family protein, giving the protein MWYAIISEDVSDSLPLRKKARAGHLARLNLLKDEGRLLAAGPNPSIDSEEPGEAGFTGSLVIAEFPSLEEAKAWADSDPYIEAGVYASVTVKPYKLVLP; this is encoded by the coding sequence ATGTGGTACGCAATCATCAGTGAAGATGTTAGCGATAGTCTCCCTTTACGCAAAAAAGCCCGCGCCGGTCATTTGGCCCGACTCAACCTTCTAAAAGATGAAGGCCGTCTCCTGGCCGCCGGCCCAAATCCCAGCATCGACAGTGAAGAGCCCGGTGAAGCCGGCTTTACCGGTAGCCTGGTAATTGCTGAGTTCCCCTCTTTGGAAGAGGCCAAAGCCTGGGCTGACAGTGACCCCTATATCGAAGCAGGCGTCTATGCATCGGTTACAGTCAAGCCCTACAAGCTTGTACTGCCCTGA
- a CDS encoding ATP-binding protein — MRSLFWKMFFGAWITAMVMVVAAIYITHFGEFGDPRQEERWEGPALFREVMRNMRIARRHGPEQFQHWLEKAPKKVKRRVYAVDQQGNDILGREVPSNMGSLIDSLDYRNREAHKLVNNKPTVGFFLPLRTGDPLRIVVVAGDSKEGLLLRFLWRNFWPMLLLSMIASGLACYWLARYLSRPLEQLSAATKRVAAGELDYRVTPSLKSRNDELTDLALDFDSMTAQLQESMSEQRRLIKDVSHELRSPLARLQVALAIARQKQINGLDTELDKIGKAADYLEDIIADVLSLPISSQEQRPLDDVVEVNALISALTEDLHSEAADKELSFEIRSEGEELLVATRGSSLTAALENILRNAIKYSPEHGRVKVSIKESSDSCTISVIDSGSGVADEELEAIFRPFYRTDSARTRESGGFGLGLAIAQRTILHHQGSISAKNSRDAGLCVEIKLPLLHIADD; from the coding sequence ATGCGCAGTCTCTTCTGGAAAATGTTCTTTGGGGCCTGGATCACCGCCATGGTGATGGTTGTAGCCGCCATTTACATTACCCACTTCGGTGAATTCGGCGATCCCCGACAAGAGGAACGCTGGGAGGGCCCCGCCCTTTTTCGCGAGGTCATGCGAAATATGCGAATCGCCCGCCGTCACGGTCCCGAACAATTCCAGCACTGGCTCGAGAAAGCCCCCAAAAAAGTCAAACGGCGGGTTTATGCGGTTGATCAACAAGGCAACGACATCCTCGGTCGCGAAGTGCCATCAAATATGGGCTCGTTGATCGACAGTCTTGATTACCGCAATCGCGAAGCTCACAAACTGGTAAATAACAAGCCCACTGTAGGCTTCTTCCTGCCGCTGCGCACCGGAGACCCCTTGCGTATCGTCGTCGTTGCTGGGGATAGCAAGGAAGGCCTATTGCTGCGCTTCCTGTGGCGCAATTTCTGGCCGATGTTGCTGCTCTCCATGATTGCCTCGGGTCTAGCCTGCTACTGGCTGGCCCGCTACCTGAGCCGCCCACTGGAACAGCTGAGCGCCGCCACCAAGCGCGTCGCTGCCGGCGAACTGGACTACCGCGTGACCCCGTCCCTAAAGTCTCGAAATGATGAACTGACTGACCTGGCCCTGGACTTCGACTCCATGACCGCCCAGCTTCAAGAATCGATGTCCGAGCAGCGCCGCCTGATCAAGGATGTCTCCCACGAACTGCGCTCGCCACTAGCGCGCCTGCAAGTGGCACTGGCCATCGCCCGCCAAAAGCAAATAAACGGGCTCGACACAGAACTGGATAAAATCGGCAAGGCAGCGGACTACCTGGAAGATATTATTGCCGACGTGCTATCACTTCCTATTAGCAGCCAGGAACAGCGCCCCCTGGATGACGTAGTGGAAGTGAATGCCCTGATAAGCGCCCTGACGGAAGACCTCCACAGCGAAGCTGCTGACAAAGAGCTATCCTTTGAAATTCGCTCCGAAGGGGAAGAGCTCCTTGTCGCAACCCGGGGCAGCTCCCTGACCGCTGCCCTGGAGAACATCCTGCGCAACGCAATCAAGTACAGCCCCGAGCACGGCCGGGTCAAGGTGTCGATTAAAGAATCCTCAGATTCCTGCACCATCTCAGTCATTGACTCAGGTTCCGGCGTGGCAGATGAGGAATTGGAGGCTATTTTCCGCCCCTTCTATCGCACAGATAGTGCACGCACCCGGGAAAGTGGTGGCTTTGGACTGGGACTCGCTATCGCCCAGCGCACCATCCTGCATCACCAGGGAAGCATCAGCGCCAAAAACAGCCGGGATGCGGGCCTGTGTGTTGAGATTAAGCTCCCCCTGCTACATATTGCCGACGATTAA
- a CDS encoding SRPBCC family protein: MRWIIYILIALVILVLAGYLFPREVTVHRSVFINKPPQVVFPYVNNFHKFNEWSPWRHIDPSVLYEYSGPQEGVGAKMSWRGENSKAGSGSQTIFASKRDSVVATKLDFGDGSQATAEFQLEPKDGGTLLTWNFHSDTGGGPRERWMGLAVKKMVGESYEQGLEKLKNLVETAPENSTSDGTSTDSVSDIPSDVDDAMGDGPQGVPSELRDQNEEEAGETQENQQ, translated from the coding sequence ATGCGCTGGATTATTTATATTCTTATTGCCCTGGTAATTCTCGTGCTCGCGGGATACTTATTCCCACGCGAAGTCACTGTTCATCGCAGCGTATTTATCAACAAACCACCACAAGTGGTTTTCCCCTACGTTAATAATTTCCACAAATTCAACGAGTGGTCCCCATGGCGCCATATCGACCCCTCGGTACTCTATGAGTACAGCGGTCCCCAGGAAGGCGTCGGCGCCAAAATGAGTTGGCGCGGCGAAAACTCCAAAGCCGGAAGCGGTAGTCAAACTATCTTCGCCAGCAAGCGAGATTCTGTAGTCGCCACCAAGCTGGATTTTGGTGATGGCAGCCAGGCCACGGCAGAATTCCAGCTGGAACCAAAGGATGGCGGCACCCTTCTTACCTGGAACTTCCACAGCGATACCGGCGGTGGTCCCAGAGAACGCTGGATGGGCCTTGCAGTGAAAAAAATGGTGGGAGAGTCTTATGAACAAGGGTTGGAAAAACTTAAAAACCTGGTTGAAACAGCACCGGAAAATAGCACCTCCGACGGAACCTCCACCGATTCAGTTTCAGATATTCCATCCGATGTAGATGATGCAATGGGTGATGGCCCTCAGGGTGTCCCCAGTGAACTGCGAGACCAGAATGAAGAGGAAGCAGGAGAAACACAGGAAAACCAGCAGTAA
- a CDS encoding VC0807 family protein: MTETNSTTTSPEKPKKEGFLSNIAFNVIIPTLILTKLSGDDWLGPTWALIVALAFPLGYGLRDLLRLGKVNFFSALGFIGILLTGGISLLKLDPQYIAIKEAAIPGLLGVATALSVYTRWPLVKTLLYNDQILNTTKIAESLQANGNQPAFDRTLRQTSWIVAGSFFFSSALNYILAKMIVTSPPGTEAYNTELGEMTAYGYLVIAIPSTLILMGALFFLFSRIGKLTGLKLEEVMVAQ, encoded by the coding sequence ATGACCGAAACGAATTCGACCACGACATCTCCCGAGAAGCCTAAAAAGGAAGGGTTTCTCAGCAATATCGCCTTCAATGTCATTATTCCGACATTGATACTGACCAAACTTTCCGGGGATGACTGGTTGGGCCCAACCTGGGCATTGATAGTGGCCCTGGCCTTCCCACTGGGTTATGGCCTTCGCGACCTGCTGCGCCTAGGCAAGGTCAATTTCTTCTCAGCCCTCGGGTTTATTGGCATCCTGCTCACTGGCGGCATCAGCTTGCTCAAGCTGGACCCGCAGTATATTGCGATTAAGGAAGCTGCAATCCCTGGCCTACTGGGTGTTGCCACGGCACTATCCGTTTATACCCGCTGGCCGCTGGTCAAAACCCTGCTGTACAACGATCAAATCCTGAATACGACAAAGATCGCCGAGTCATTACAGGCCAATGGTAACCAGCCAGCCTTCGACCGCACCTTGCGCCAGACTTCATGGATCGTTGCCGGATCATTCTTTTTCTCCTCGGCACTGAATTACATTCTCGCCAAAATGATCGTCACCAGCCCGCCGGGCACCGAGGCCTATAACACCGAACTTGGCGAAATGACCGCCTATGGATATCTGGTTATTGCGATCCCATCAACCCTGATTCTGATGGGTGCACTCTTTTTCCTGTTCTCCCGTATCGGCAAGCTGACCGGGTTGAAACTGGAAGAAGTGATGGTTGCGCAATAA
- a CDS encoding L-threonylcarbamoyladenylate synthase, with translation MAQFFQIHPDNPQGRLITQAAEIVAQGGVIVFPTDSAYAIGCRLGEKLAVERIRGVRQLDKQHNFTLMCRDLSELATYAKVDNQMFRLLKNHTPGSYTFIMPATAEVPRRLIHPKRKTIGIRVPDNPIALALIEELGEPLMSCSLIMPGEEQPLTEPYDIRDTLEHQVELVIDGGFCGLEPTTVIDLTGDEPQLIRQGCGATDEILG, from the coding sequence GTGGCGCAGTTTTTTCAGATTCATCCGGATAATCCTCAAGGCCGCCTGATCACTCAGGCAGCAGAGATCGTCGCCCAAGGGGGCGTTATTGTTTTTCCCACCGATTCAGCTTACGCCATAGGCTGTCGACTGGGAGAGAAGCTGGCGGTTGAGCGCATTCGAGGAGTGCGCCAGCTGGACAAGCAGCACAACTTCACATTGATGTGCCGAGACCTATCGGAGCTGGCGACCTATGCCAAGGTCGACAACCAGATGTTTAGGCTGTTAAAGAATCATACGCCGGGTTCCTATACCTTTATTATGCCGGCGACCGCCGAAGTGCCGCGCAGGTTAATTCATCCGAAGCGCAAGACCATCGGTATTCGCGTGCCGGATAATCCCATCGCCCTGGCCCTGATTGAAGAATTGGGCGAGCCGTTGATGAGCTGTAGCCTGATTATGCCCGGCGAAGAACAGCCCCTAACCGAACCTTACGATATCCGCGATACCCTGGAGCACCAGGTGGAATTGGTTATCGATGGCGGTTTCTGCGGGTTGGAGCCCACCACCGTGATCGACCTGACGGGTGATGAGCCCCAACTGATTCGTCAGGGATGTGGGGCAACTGACGAAATACTCGGCTGA
- a CDS encoding pseudouridine synthase, with product MSDGTPPAGEKLQKVLARTGLGSRREMERAIDAGRVTVNGKVAELGERVTDADHIEFDGSRLPSAEQNRCRVILYNKPVGEICSRHDPEGRPTVYDRLPRLKTGRWISVGRLDFNTSGLLLFTNSGELANKLMHPSSVIDREYLVRIQGDVDEEMRRRLLKGVLLDDGSARFTDIVESGGEGKNRWFYCVVMEGRNREVRRLWESQGVRVSRLKRVRYGSVFIPSHVRVGQWIEMEPREIDDLCVTAGMPKLGQRPLTQGEKQNLERQRRKLRKSPAPAARRNRPKSV from the coding sequence ATGAGTGATGGTACCCCGCCAGCAGGCGAGAAATTACAGAAAGTATTAGCGCGCACCGGCCTCGGTTCGCGCCGTGAAATGGAGCGCGCAATTGATGCGGGCCGCGTAACCGTAAATGGAAAAGTGGCGGAGCTTGGCGAGCGCGTAACTGACGCGGATCATATCGAGTTTGATGGTAGCCGGCTGCCTTCGGCAGAGCAGAATCGCTGCCGGGTAATACTCTACAACAAACCGGTTGGAGAAATATGCTCCCGCCACGACCCGGAAGGCCGCCCGACGGTCTACGATCGCCTGCCGAGACTGAAAACCGGCCGCTGGATTTCTGTTGGGCGCCTGGATTTCAATACCAGTGGTTTGCTGCTGTTTACCAATAGCGGAGAGCTGGCCAATAAATTAATGCATCCCTCCTCGGTAATCGACCGCGAATACTTGGTTCGAATCCAGGGTGATGTGGATGAGGAAATGAGGCGGCGTCTGCTCAAGGGCGTGTTGTTGGATGATGGGTCGGCGCGCTTTACCGACATCGTAGAGAGTGGTGGTGAAGGTAAAAACCGCTGGTTCTACTGTGTAGTGATGGAGGGCCGCAACCGCGAGGTGCGTCGTCTGTGGGAGTCCCAGGGAGTTAGAGTTAGCCGCTTGAAGCGTGTGCGCTACGGCAGCGTCTTTATTCCCTCCCATGTGCGCGTCGGGCAGTGGATTGAGATGGAGCCCCGCGAGATCGATGACCTCTGCGTAACGGCGGGAATGCCGAAACTGGGCCAGCGCCCATTGACCCAGGGTGAGAAACAAAACCTGGAGCGCCAGCGCAGGAAGTTGCGCAAGTCGCCAGCACCGGCTGCTCGGCGCAATCGACCGAAGTCGGTTTAA